In one window of Duganella dendranthematis DNA:
- the aroC gene encoding chorismate synthase yields MSGNTFGKLFSVTTFGESHGPAIGCVIDGCPPGLPLSEADIQPELDRRKPGTSRHVTQRQESDTVEILSGVYEGVTTGTPIALLIRNEDQRSKDYGNIADTFRPGHADYTYWHKYGVRDPRGGGRSSARLTAPVVGAAAIAKKWLHQQYGTVFKGCMSQLGEIAVPFQDWSHVPDNPFFAATGDAAVIERMEAYMDELRKAGDSIGARIDVVAQNIPVGLGQPIYDKLDADIAYAMMGINAVKGVEIGAGFKSVEQKGTEHGDPLTPQGFVGNNAGGVLGGLSTGQDITVSIAIKPTSSIRTPRPSIDKAGNPVMVETFGRHDPCVGIRATPIAEAMLALVLIDHALMHRAQCGDVKVSTPNIAL; encoded by the coding sequence ATGTCCGGTAATACTTTTGGCAAATTGTTCTCTGTAACTACTTTTGGTGAGTCGCACGGTCCCGCGATTGGTTGTGTGATCGATGGGTGCCCACCAGGTTTGCCGTTGTCCGAAGCCGACATACAGCCGGAGCTGGACCGTCGCAAACCGGGCACGTCGCGCCACGTTACCCAGCGCCAGGAGTCGGATACGGTAGAGATTCTGTCGGGCGTGTACGAGGGCGTGACCACCGGCACGCCGATCGCGCTGCTGATCCGCAACGAGGACCAGCGCAGCAAAGATTACGGCAATATCGCCGACACATTCCGTCCCGGCCATGCCGACTACACGTACTGGCACAAATACGGCGTGCGCGATCCGCGCGGCGGCGGCCGTTCGTCGGCGCGTCTGACGGCGCCGGTGGTCGGCGCGGCGGCGATCGCCAAGAAGTGGCTGCACCAGCAATATGGCACGGTGTTCAAGGGCTGTATGAGCCAGCTAGGCGAGATTGCGGTGCCGTTCCAGGACTGGTCGCACGTGCCGGACAATCCGTTCTTTGCCGCTACGGGCGACGCTGCCGTCATCGAGCGCATGGAAGCCTATATGGATGAGTTGCGCAAGGCCGGCGACTCGATCGGCGCGCGCATCGATGTGGTGGCGCAGAATATTCCGGTTGGCCTGGGCCAGCCGATTTACGACAAGCTGGATGCCGACATCGCCTACGCCATGATGGGCATTAACGCCGTCAAGGGTGTGGAAATTGGCGCCGGCTTCAAGTCGGTCGAGCAGAAAGGCACCGAGCACGGCGATCCGCTGACGCCGCAGGGCTTCGTCGGCAATAACGCCGGCGGCGTGCTGGGCGGGCTGTCGACCGGCCAGGACATCACGGTGTCGATCGCCATCAAGCCGACGTCGTCGATCCGCACGCCGCGGCCGTCGATCGACAAGGCAGGCAATCCGGTGATGGTGGAGACCTTCGGTCGTCACGATCCGTGCGTGGGCATTCGCGCCACGCCGATTGCGGAAGCCATGCTGGCACTAGTGCTGATCGATCATGCGCTGATGCACCGCGCGCAGTGCGGCGACGTGAAAGTGTCGACCCCCAACATCGCGCTGTAA
- a CDS encoding MFS transporter, with product MVPAQALSFALFLFCYYAHAGTWSTYATLFFADKGMTVAQIGVLMSMIQVLRIVGPNVWGYVADHYDRRVLVLRMAGFAALVGFSGFFFGSSFGHFMLAMVILNLFTSGQAPICEALMLSEMKGDLTYYGRIRMWGSIGFIVSVTLASVALEHYGIVTLPWVAAALLVATIVAAFRLRDVPRRTHAVAPPPLLSLLRRREVLAFFASTALMVSAHTSLYTFYSLYLERSGYSKTVIGAMWSLGVLAEVMLFYFQAPLFKRWGAMRMMYLALGVGVVRFLMIGLGSHDVWLLVVAQLMHAATFALHHSSSVMSLQRWFSGPLQARGQALYMSISYGIGGSVGGLFLAQWWERAGAESVYFVAAVLVCLSAVAATLSFRWQRNDGYQSGLTL from the coding sequence TTGGTTCCTGCACAAGCGCTCAGCTTCGCTTTATTCCTCTTCTGTTACTACGCCCACGCGGGCACCTGGTCGACCTACGCGACGCTGTTCTTTGCCGATAAGGGCATGACGGTCGCGCAGATCGGCGTGCTGATGTCGATGATCCAGGTGCTGCGTATCGTCGGCCCCAATGTGTGGGGCTACGTGGCCGATCACTACGACCGCCGCGTGCTGGTGCTGCGCATGGCCGGGTTTGCCGCGCTGGTTGGCTTCTCGGGCTTTTTCTTCGGCAGCAGTTTTGGCCACTTCATGCTGGCCATGGTCATCCTCAATCTGTTCACCAGCGGCCAGGCGCCGATCTGCGAAGCGCTGATGCTGTCGGAGATGAAGGGCGACCTGACTTACTATGGCCGCATCCGCATGTGGGGTTCGATCGGCTTTATCGTCTCGGTGACGCTGGCGTCGGTGGCGCTGGAGCATTACGGCATCGTCACGCTGCCGTGGGTGGCGGCGGCGCTGTTGGTGGCGACCATTGTGGCGGCGTTTCGTCTGCGCGACGTGCCGCGCCGCACGCATGCGGTGGCGCCGCCGCCATTGCTGTCGCTGCTGCGCCGACGCGAGGTGCTTGCCTTCTTCGCATCCACCGCGCTGATGGTGTCGGCACATACATCGCTGTACACTTTTTATTCGCTGTACCTGGAGCGCAGCGGCTATAGCAAGACCGTGATTGGCGCCATGTGGTCGCTGGGCGTGTTGGCTGAGGTGATGCTGTTTTATTTCCAGGCGCCGCTGTTCAAACGCTGGGGCGCGATGCGCATGATGTATCTGGCGCTGGGCGTTGGCGTGGTGCGGTTCCTGATGATCGGACTGGGATCGCATGATGTCTGGCTGCTGGTGGTGGCGCAGCTGATGCATGCGGCCACCTTCGCGCTACATCATTCGTCGTCGGTGATGTCTTTGCAGCGTTGGTTCTCCGGGCCGTTGCAGGCGCGCGGGCAGGCGTTGTACATGAGCATCTCGTACGGCATCGGCGGTTCAGTGGGCGGACTGTTCCTGGCGCAGTGGTGGGAGCGCGCCGGCGCCGAGAGCGTGTACTTCGTGGCAGCGGTGCTGGTGTGCTTGTCTGCAGTGGCGGCAACGTTGTCATTCCGCTGGCAGCGCAACGACGGCTATCAATCAGGCCTGACTTTGTAG
- a CDS encoding DUF4351 domain-containing protein has product MSNAPAARYDLPWKSALTHAFRAFMTFFFAELAEQIEWSKRPRFRDKELAGLGFGDAPGGLVADKLVEVLLRNGVVQWVLIHVEVQAQRDAALARRVLDYNYRIFKQYGQPVASLVLLADDDPQWRPQAFHNKVLGTEMGIAFTTAKLLDYANRSDALLASHNPFAWVTLAHLRTQQAHRDPDALYAAKWQLTKLLYQHGWRKQRIITLFNVINWMMALPEVHQRRYWQAVLQLEKERNMKLLNPLEQMFMDDGMEKGLRQGLERGLEQGLEKGRREGAALVLERLLTQRFGPLPQTVRKKLTQASMEQLGAWSDALVDAQSLKQVFV; this is encoded by the coding sequence ATGTCCAACGCTCCGGCTGCCCGCTACGATTTACCTTGGAAGAGCGCATTGACGCATGCGTTTCGCGCTTTCATGACGTTCTTCTTCGCTGAGCTTGCTGAACAGATCGAGTGGTCGAAAAGGCCACGCTTCCGGGACAAGGAACTGGCTGGTTTAGGTTTCGGCGACGCCCCTGGCGGTTTGGTGGCGGACAAGCTGGTGGAGGTGTTGCTGCGCAACGGCGTCGTGCAGTGGGTTCTGATCCACGTCGAAGTGCAGGCTCAACGCGATGCCGCGCTGGCTCGCCGCGTGCTTGACTACAACTACCGGATTTTCAAGCAATATGGCCAGCCAGTCGCCAGCCTGGTGCTGTTGGCCGACGACGATCCTCAGTGGCGCCCGCAGGCTTTCCATAACAAGGTATTGGGTACGGAAATGGGGATCGCATTCACCACTGCCAAGCTGCTGGACTATGCCAACCGTAGTGATGCGCTGTTGGCATCGCACAACCCGTTTGCCTGGGTCACGCTGGCTCATCTGCGGACACAGCAGGCGCACCGCGACCCCGATGCGCTCTACGCCGCCAAATGGCAGCTGACCAAGCTTCTGTATCAACATGGTTGGCGCAAGCAGCGCATAATTACGCTGTTTAACGTGATTAACTGGATGATGGCTCTGCCGGAAGTCCATCAGCGGCGCTACTGGCAAGCGGTTCTCCAGCTGGAAAAGGAGCGCAACATGAAATTGCTCAACCCTTTGGAACAGATGTTCATGGACGACGGAATGGAGAAGGGCCTGAGGCAAGGCTTGGAGCGAGGTCTGGAACAAGGCCTGGAAAAAGGCCGCAGAGAAGGTGCGGCACTGGTGCTGGAACGTCTGCTCACCCAACGTTTTGGACCGCTGCCCCAAACTGTGCGCAAGAAACTAACGCAGGCCAGCATGGAGCAACTCGGCGCCTGGAGCGATGCGCTGGTGGACGCGCAATCGCTGAAGCAGGTGTTCGTGTAG